A window from Variovorax sp. PBL-E5 encodes these proteins:
- a CDS encoding pyridoxamine 5'-phosphate oxidase family protein yields MNAPERVPWHEGERALQNLAGVGERMAELGPRVLRDHMPEQHRLFFPQLPFLVAGSIDDRHQPWASVLAAPPGFVHSPDPQHLRVDARPLAGDPLAAALVPGASIGLLGIEPHTRRRNRMNGVIDVVDAEGFSVEVRQSFGNCPRYIQAREAVFVPCDAAPKVVQLGGRLDANARRMVTHADTFFIATAYPSVAGSGVDGEPSHGVDVSHRGGRPGFVGLSGEGTLTVPDFDGNLFFNTLGNIVVHPRAGLLFIDFETGDLLQVAVSAEVIWNGPEVDAFEGARRLLRMQVLAARRMPAALPLRWGRAQMSPHLEATGRWAQAA; encoded by the coding sequence CGGCGAGCGGATGGCGGAGCTCGGACCGCGCGTACTGCGCGACCACATGCCCGAACAGCATCGGCTCTTCTTCCCGCAACTGCCCTTTTTGGTGGCGGGGAGCATCGATGACCGGCATCAACCCTGGGCCAGCGTGCTGGCCGCGCCACCCGGCTTCGTGCATTCGCCCGATCCGCAGCATCTGCGCGTCGACGCGCGGCCGCTTGCCGGCGATCCGCTGGCTGCGGCCCTCGTCCCGGGCGCATCGATCGGCCTGCTCGGCATCGAGCCGCACACGCGCCGCCGCAACCGCATGAACGGCGTGATCGACGTGGTCGATGCAGAAGGCTTCTCGGTCGAGGTGCGGCAAAGCTTCGGCAACTGCCCCCGGTACATCCAGGCGCGGGAGGCTGTCTTCGTGCCGTGCGACGCCGCGCCAAAGGTCGTGCAGCTCGGCGGTCGGCTGGACGCGAATGCGAGGCGGATGGTGACCCATGCAGACACCTTCTTCATCGCCACTGCCTACCCGTCGGTGGCCGGCTCGGGCGTCGACGGCGAGCCGTCGCATGGCGTCGACGTGTCGCATCGCGGTGGCCGGCCCGGTTTCGTGGGACTGAGCGGCGAGGGCACGCTGACGGTGCCGGACTTCGACGGCAATCTCTTCTTCAACACGCTCGGCAATATCGTCGTGCATCCGCGCGCGGGCCTGCTGTTCATCGACTTCGAGACCGGCGACCTGCTGCAAGTCGCAGTCAGCGCCGAAGTCATCTGGAACGGACCCGAGGTGGACGCCTTCGAGGGCGCGCGCCGGCTGCTTCGGATGCAGGTGCTGGCGGCGCGGCGCATGCCGGCTGCGTTGCCGCTGCGCTGGGGGCGCGCGCAGATGTCGCCGCATCTGGAGGCGACCGGGCGCTGGGCGCAGGCGGCCTGA
- a CDS encoding cytochrome P450, whose amino-acid sequence MKPPASPADVIAAVTHPNPYPWYAALRNGPPLVFDEHLRLWVASRAEVVCEVLACEALRVRPPAEAVPRAIAGTPAGEVFGHLVRMNDGAPHVAHRPPLQRALAGLDRQAVHAAALKIAAGLPAAPVSDLCFAMPVCAVAHLLGFADDMLLRVTDWMRDFVACLSALSSVPQLQAASEAAAALMMRFEQLVSAQPATGASLLAAVQAEVPGDGSRVTLANLVGLLSQTCEATAGLLGNSLIALTREPGLRRKIGSRAELLQPLVDEVARHDPSVHNTRRFVAEPTVLADTPLAPGDAVLVVLAAANRDPSLNPAPATFELLRAERRMLGFGHGPHACPGQALACTLAAAGVQALLADGLDIDMLMDRGWDYRPSANVRIPVFR is encoded by the coding sequence ATGAAACCGCCCGCCTCGCCCGCCGACGTGATCGCCGCCGTCACGCATCCGAATCCCTATCCCTGGTATGCGGCCCTGCGCAACGGGCCGCCGCTGGTCTTCGACGAGCACCTTCGGTTGTGGGTCGCGAGCCGCGCCGAGGTCGTGTGCGAGGTGCTCGCGTGCGAAGCACTGCGCGTGCGCCCGCCGGCCGAGGCGGTGCCGCGCGCCATCGCGGGCACGCCGGCCGGCGAAGTATTCGGCCATCTGGTGCGGATGAACGACGGCGCGCCACACGTGGCGCACCGGCCGCCGCTGCAGCGCGCACTGGCCGGGCTCGACCGGCAGGCCGTGCACGCGGCGGCGCTGAAGATTGCGGCCGGGCTGCCTGCTGCGCCGGTGTCGGATCTCTGCTTTGCCATGCCCGTCTGCGCCGTCGCGCACCTGCTCGGGTTCGCCGACGACATGCTGCTGCGCGTGACGGACTGGATGCGCGACTTCGTCGCCTGCCTTTCCGCGCTGTCGAGCGTGCCGCAGCTGCAGGCCGCGAGCGAGGCCGCTGCCGCGCTGATGATGCGCTTCGAACAGCTGGTCAGCGCTCAGCCGGCAACCGGCGCCAGCCTGCTCGCCGCGGTGCAGGCCGAAGTGCCGGGCGATGGGTCCCGTGTGACGCTGGCCAATCTGGTCGGCCTGCTGTCGCAGACCTGCGAAGCCACGGCAGGCCTGCTCGGCAACAGCCTGATCGCACTGACCCGCGAGCCTGGGCTGCGCCGCAAGATCGGGTCGCGCGCCGAACTGCTGCAGCCGCTGGTGGACGAGGTCGCGCGGCACGATCCTTCGGTCCACAACACGCGCCGCTTCGTGGCCGAGCCGACGGTCCTCGCCGACACGCCGCTCGCGCCCGGCGACGCCGTGCTGGTGGTGCTCGCCGCGGCGAATCGCGATCCCTCGCTCAACCCGGCGCCCGCGACCTTCGAGTTGCTGCGCGCCGAGCGCCGGATGCTGGGCTTCGGCCATGGCCCGCACGCGTGCCCCGGCCAGGCCCTGGCCTGCACCCTTGCGGCGGCTGGCGTACAAGCCCTCCTGGCCGACGGACTCGACATCGACATGCTGATGGACCGCGGCTGGGACTACCGGCCTTCGGCAAACGTCCGCATTCCCGTCTTCCGCTGA
- a CDS encoding ArsR/SmtB family transcription factor produces the protein MDAITADTHLARLAGAIAEPARARMLCCLLDGHARTATELAAVAEVAASTASAHLARLREQRLVESVAQGKHRYFRLASPEVGAALEGLLVVAGAPRGEFKPTAPSRLRAARTCYDHIAGMAGVALHDRLHAQGWLQQKAEDGDYELTPDGAVALESLGIDVDGARGSRRRFACACLDWSERRAHLGGALGAAWLQLSLRRGWVRQELDGRALTLTPKAQREMPELFESN, from the coding sequence ATGGATGCAATCACTGCCGACACCCACCTCGCGCGCCTGGCCGGCGCCATCGCCGAGCCGGCGCGCGCGCGCATGCTGTGCTGCCTGCTCGACGGCCATGCGCGCACGGCGACCGAGCTGGCGGCCGTGGCCGAGGTCGCCGCCTCGACCGCGAGCGCGCATCTGGCAAGGCTCAGGGAGCAGCGGCTGGTCGAATCGGTCGCGCAAGGCAAGCACCGCTACTTCCGCCTCGCCAGCCCCGAGGTCGGCGCCGCGCTCGAAGGCCTGCTGGTGGTGGCCGGTGCGCCGCGCGGCGAATTCAAGCCCACCGCGCCGAGCCGCCTGCGCGCGGCGCGCACCTGCTACGACCACATCGCCGGCATGGCCGGCGTCGCGCTGCACGACCGGCTGCATGCACAGGGCTGGCTGCAGCAGAAGGCCGAGGACGGCGATTACGAACTCACGCCCGACGGTGCGGTCGCGCTCGAAAGCCTGGGCATCGATGTCGACGGTGCGCGCGGTTCGCGCCGCCGCTTTGCCTGCGCCTGTCTCGACTGGAGCGAGCGGCGTGCGCACCTGGGCGGCGCGCTCGGCGCGGCCTGGCTGCAGCTGTCGCTGCGGCGCGGCTGGGTGCGGCAGGAACTCGATGGCCGCGCATTGACGCTCACGCCCAAGGCGCAGCGCGAAATGCCGGAACTCTTCGAATCGAACTGA
- a CDS encoding AMP nucleosidase: MPYMPAFVAPARFTDPDAAFEQVRLIYDGGLQHLREAMLRFVAGDSLTGRVRACYPFVRVHTHTVSRRTPVANAGLSYGFVSGPGRFETTLTRPDLFSRYYREQFRLLLENHQVELEIGTSTQPIPIHFSFAENDHIEGNMSAERRALMRDVFDLPDLGAMDDGIANGTFEARPGEAQPLALFTGARVDYSLHRLRHYTGTAPEWFQNFVLFTNYQFYIDEFVRLGLEAMTDAHSEYVAFIQPGNVITRRRGLAAGSSKTFGALLDGTQGTPPPRLPQMPAYHLVREDCSGITMVNIGVGPANAKTITDHVAVLRPHAWMMLGHCAGLRQGQQLGDYVLAHAYVREDHVLDEELPLWVPIPALSEIQLALEKAVAQVTGTEGPELKKIMRTGTVASTDNRNWELLPGNRPQRRFSQSRAVALDMESATIAANGFRFRVPYGTLLCVSDKPLHGEIKLPGMANQFYRERVEQHLRIGMAAIDVLRSEGTSRLHSRKLRSFAEVAFQ; this comes from the coding sequence ATGCCCTACATGCCCGCCTTCGTCGCCCCCGCCCGCTTCACCGATCCCGACGCCGCGTTCGAACAGGTGCGACTCATCTACGACGGCGGCCTGCAGCACCTGCGCGAGGCGATGCTGCGCTTCGTGGCGGGGGACAGCCTCACGGGGCGGGTGCGGGCCTGTTATCCCTTCGTTCGCGTGCACACGCACACGGTCTCGCGCCGCACGCCGGTGGCCAACGCGGGCCTGAGCTACGGCTTCGTGTCGGGGCCGGGGCGCTTCGAGACGACGCTCACGCGGCCCGACCTGTTCAGCCGCTACTATCGCGAGCAGTTCCGGCTCTTGCTCGAGAACCACCAGGTCGAGCTCGAGATCGGCACCAGCACGCAGCCGATCCCGATCCACTTCTCCTTCGCCGAGAACGACCACATCGAAGGCAACATGAGTGCCGAGCGCCGCGCACTGATGCGCGACGTGTTCGACCTGCCCGACCTCGGCGCGATGGACGACGGCATTGCCAACGGCACCTTCGAGGCGCGGCCCGGGGAGGCGCAGCCGCTCGCCCTCTTCACCGGCGCGCGCGTCGACTACTCGCTGCACCGGCTGCGCCACTACACCGGCACCGCGCCCGAGTGGTTCCAGAACTTCGTGCTGTTCACCAACTACCAGTTCTACATCGACGAGTTCGTGCGGCTCGGCCTCGAGGCGATGACCGACGCGCACAGCGAATACGTCGCCTTCATCCAGCCCGGCAACGTGATCACCCGCCGGCGCGGACTGGCCGCGGGGTCGAGCAAGACCTTCGGTGCCCTGCTCGACGGCACGCAGGGCACGCCGCCGCCGCGGCTGCCGCAGATGCCGGCCTACCACCTGGTGCGCGAGGATTGCAGCGGCATCACGATGGTCAACATCGGCGTCGGCCCGGCCAATGCCAAGACCATCACCGACCACGTCGCGGTGCTGCGCCCGCATGCGTGGATGATGCTCGGCCATTGCGCCGGCCTGCGGCAGGGGCAGCAGCTGGGCGACTACGTGCTCGCGCATGCCTATGTGCGCGAGGACCACGTGCTCGACGAGGAGCTGCCGCTGTGGGTGCCGATCCCGGCGCTGTCGGAGATCCAGCTCGCGCTCGAGAAGGCGGTGGCGCAGGTCACCGGCACCGAGGGGCCCGAGCTCAAGAAGATCATGCGCACCGGCACCGTCGCGAGCACCGACAACCGCAACTGGGAGCTCTTGCCCGGCAACCGGCCGCAGCGCCGCTTCAGCCAGAGCCGCGCCGTGGCGCTCGACATGGAAAGCGCCACCATCGCCGCCAACGGCTTTCGCTTTCGCGTGCCCTACGGCACCCTGCTGTGCGTGAGCGACAAGCCGCTGCACGGCGAGATCAAGCTGCCCGGCATGGCCAACCAGTTCTACCGCGAGCGCGTCGAGCAGCACCTGCGCATCGGCATGGCCGCGATCGACGTGCTGCGCAGCGAAGGCACGAGCCGGCTGCACAGCCGCAAGCTGCGCAGCTTTGCCGAAGTGGCGTTCCAGTAG
- a CDS encoding TIGR00725 family protein produces MSLREGASAVLSAPVTEALTRLAQKQRGPARHRQPVAILGPGDGGPAECEAAYAVAHALAGAGMAVICGGRGGVMAAASRGATAAGGIAVGILPEEDDRNANDWLSVAIPTGMGEMRNAIIARSGVCLLAIGGNMGTLSEMAMGLKWGKPVFVMHGDVALPGAVQTADVNDMLAKVLDCLLA; encoded by the coding sequence ATGTCGTTACGCGAAGGCGCGAGCGCGGTGCTGTCGGCACCGGTCACTGAGGCGCTGACGCGCCTCGCGCAGAAACAACGGGGGCCGGCCCGCCACCGCCAGCCCGTGGCCATCCTCGGCCCGGGCGACGGCGGCCCGGCCGAATGCGAAGCGGCCTACGCCGTGGCGCATGCACTGGCCGGTGCAGGCATGGCGGTGATCTGCGGCGGGCGCGGCGGCGTGATGGCCGCAGCCTCGCGCGGCGCCACCGCGGCCGGCGGCATTGCCGTGGGCATCCTGCCCGAAGAGGATGACCGCAACGCCAACGACTGGCTCAGCGTGGCCATTCCCACCGGCATGGGCGAAATGCGCAACGCGATCATCGCGCGCAGTGGCGTATGCCTGCTTGCCATCGGCGGCAACATGGGCACGTTGTCGGAGATGGCCATGGGACTCAAGTGGGGCAAGCCGGTCTTCGTGATGCATGGGGATGTGGCGCTGCCGGGCGCGGTGCAGACTGCCGACGTGAACGACATGCTCGCCAAGGTGCTGGACTGCCTGCTCGCCTGA
- a CDS encoding ABC transporter permease, with amino-acid sequence MRRFGAWPAWAFMALFFAVPLAALLPEAFAEGGSAFGRLFGNPLFLGALRNTLGLGLAAGAISALVGTCIAIELARQPEGRHQWMMTLLGLPLAFSGLVIAYGFILAFGRAGFVTQLLAGLGADPAVIGSWIYSVSGLGCAYAYYLIPRVALSLYPVFANLDLRPAQAARTLGASRARAFRDTVVPEVMPSVLSSACMVAAIAMGTYGTALALVGTQLNILPLMLLAQLGDGGSDFSVAAALSLVLMVACVIVMGVGDVVTRRRERGAVGTGH; translated from the coding sequence ATGCGACGCTTTGGCGCCTGGCCCGCATGGGCCTTCATGGCGCTGTTCTTCGCGGTGCCGCTGGCGGCCCTGCTGCCCGAGGCCTTTGCCGAGGGTGGCAGCGCCTTCGGGCGGCTGTTCGGCAATCCGCTGTTCCTGGGCGCGCTGCGCAACACGCTGGGCCTGGGCCTGGCGGCGGGCGCGATCTCGGCGCTGGTGGGCACCTGCATCGCCATCGAACTCGCGCGCCAGCCCGAAGGCCGGCACCAGTGGATGATGACCCTGCTGGGCCTGCCGCTGGCCTTCTCGGGGTTGGTGATCGCCTACGGATTCATCCTGGCCTTCGGGCGCGCGGGCTTCGTGACGCAGCTGCTCGCGGGCCTGGGCGCCGACCCGGCGGTCATCGGCAGCTGGATCTACAGCGTGTCGGGCCTGGGTTGCGCCTATGCCTACTACCTGATTCCGCGCGTGGCGCTGTCGCTGTACCCCGTGTTCGCGAACCTCGACCTGCGCCCGGCGCAGGCGGCGCGCACGCTGGGTGCTTCGCGTGCACGGGCCTTCCGGGACACGGTGGTGCCCGAGGTCATGCCCTCGGTGCTGTCGAGCGCCTGCATGGTGGCGGCGATCGCGATGGGCACCTATGGCACGGCACTGGCACTGGTGGGCACGCAACTCAACATCCTGCCGCTGATGCTGCTCGCGCAGCTGGGCGACGGTGGTTCCGATTTCTCGGTGGCGGCGGCCTTGTCGCTGGTGCTGATGGTGGCGTGTGTGATCGTGATGGGAGTGGGCGATGTCGTTACGCGAAGGCGCGAGCGCGGTGCTGTCGGCACCGGTCACTGA
- a CDS encoding extracellular solute-binding protein translates to MQRRHLIQAAGALPLATLAVRTAFAFDGPELYAGEKALYAEAQKEGLCVSFDTGPEWANWKSLFRDFKKRYPEIELTYNDIGSAATVVALEKTKRRPQADTAYYFAASGVDAAKKDVVAPFKPVNFDKLPPVFREAEGRWFTIHTLNIAFLVNKKLVKNVPTSWADLLKPEFKSTVVYLDPRSTGIGQVLAFAAAYANGGSVDNVQPGTDYLGKLHAAGNVLRVEGTTPYAKFLKGEIPVWISYENDGLKAKYVDGMGDAVEVVIPKEASVAAPYAISLVKNGPNPNAGKLWLNFTMSEAGQSLFAQGFVRPAVPGTPLSADVAAKMPAAPQIRPLDVVKASERKADVDKLWAQAALGK, encoded by the coding sequence ATGCAACGCAGACATCTGATCCAGGCCGCCGGCGCACTGCCGCTGGCCACGCTCGCGGTCCGCACCGCCTTCGCCTTCGACGGCCCCGAGCTCTATGCGGGCGAGAAGGCGCTGTACGCCGAGGCGCAGAAGGAAGGGCTGTGCGTCTCCTTCGACACCGGTCCCGAATGGGCCAACTGGAAGTCGCTGTTCCGCGACTTCAAGAAGCGCTACCCCGAGATCGAGCTGACCTACAACGACATCGGCTCCGCCGCCACCGTGGTCGCGCTGGAGAAGACCAAGCGCCGCCCGCAGGCCGACACGGCCTACTACTTCGCCGCCTCGGGCGTCGATGCCGCGAAGAAGGACGTGGTCGCACCCTTCAAGCCCGTCAACTTCGACAAGCTGCCGCCCGTGTTCCGTGAGGCCGAAGGCCGCTGGTTCACCATCCACACGCTGAACATCGCCTTCCTGGTCAACAAGAAGCTGGTGAAGAACGTGCCCACGAGCTGGGCCGACCTGCTCAAGCCCGAGTTCAAGAGCACGGTGGTCTACCTCGACCCGCGCTCCACCGGCATCGGCCAGGTGCTGGCCTTCGCCGCGGCCTACGCCAACGGCGGCAGCGTCGACAACGTGCAGCCCGGCACCGACTACCTCGGCAAGCTGCATGCGGCCGGCAACGTGCTGCGGGTGGAAGGCACCACGCCGTATGCCAAGTTCCTCAAGGGCGAGATCCCGGTGTGGATCAGCTACGAGAACGACGGCCTCAAGGCCAAGTACGTCGACGGCATGGGCGATGCGGTCGAAGTCGTGATTCCGAAGGAAGCCAGCGTGGCCGCGCCGTATGCGATCAGCCTGGTGAAGAACGGGCCGAACCCGAACGCAGGCAAGCTGTGGCTCAACTTCACCATGAGCGAGGCCGGCCAGTCGCTGTTCGCGCAGGGCTTCGTGCGTCCGGCCGTGCCGGGCACGCCGCTCAGTGCCGATGTCGCAGCGAAGATGCCGGCCGCACCGCAGATCCGTCCGCTCGACGTGGTGAAAGCCTCGGAGCGCAAGGCCGACGTGGACAAGCTCTGGGCGCAGGCCGCGCTGGGAAAGTAA
- a CDS encoding ABC transporter ATP-binding protein, whose amino-acid sequence MSLLFDNVSYNYPGSSHGLHDVSLDVRTGELVAVIGPSGSGKSTMLKLVSGLETGHTGRIALGGEDMSRTPVHERHIGMVFQSYALFPHLSVLDNVAYGLKLRKVATTERRRRAQELLDIVGLGEYAQRAVAQLSGGQQQRVALARALAIDPRALLLDEPLSALDAGVRGHLRDQIRAIQQRFNATTLLVTHDQEEALVMADRVAMLKDGRLLQIATPRDIYENPASRAVAEFVGLSTILPAKVAAPGRLDLGFAELFAATGSRPSGTAVHLLVRPEHIRPDPAPDSVNRLAGRTGAQRYLGALTRYDFEVAGAPKAFLAESAAPAAEAIAIAPEHLRLLDH is encoded by the coding sequence ATGAGCCTCCTTTTCGACAACGTCAGCTACAACTACCCGGGCAGCTCGCACGGCCTGCACGATGTATCGCTCGATGTGCGCACCGGCGAGCTGGTGGCGGTGATCGGGCCGAGCGGCTCGGGCAAGTCGACCATGCTCAAGCTGGTGTCGGGCCTGGAGACGGGTCACACCGGCCGCATTGCGCTCGGCGGCGAAGACATGTCCCGCACGCCGGTGCACGAGCGGCACATCGGCATGGTGTTCCAGAGCTATGCGCTGTTTCCGCACCTGAGCGTGCTGGACAACGTGGCCTACGGGCTCAAGTTGCGCAAGGTGGCCACGACCGAAAGACGCCGCCGCGCGCAGGAGTTGCTCGACATCGTGGGGCTGGGTGAATACGCCCAGCGCGCGGTCGCTCAGCTCTCGGGCGGCCAGCAGCAGCGCGTGGCCCTGGCCCGCGCGCTCGCCATCGACCCGCGCGCGCTGCTGCTCGACGAACCGCTCTCGGCGCTCGACGCCGGCGTGCGCGGCCACCTGCGCGACCAGATCCGCGCGATCCAGCAGCGCTTCAACGCGACCACCTTGCTGGTCACCCACGACCAGGAAGAAGCGCTCGTGATGGCCGACCGGGTGGCGATGCTCAAGGACGGCCGGCTGCTGCAGATTGCCACGCCGCGCGACATCTACGAGAACCCCGCGAGCCGTGCGGTGGCGGAGTTCGTCGGGCTCTCGACGATCCTGCCCGCGAAGGTGGCCGCGCCGGGTCGGCTGGACCTGGGCTTTGCCGAGCTTTTCGCCGCCACCGGCAGCCGCCCGTCCGGGACCGCGGTGCATCTGCTGGTGCGTCCCGAACACATCCGGCCCGACCCCGCGCCCGACAGCGTGAACCGCCTCGCGGGCCGCACCGGCGCGCAGCGCTACCTGGGTGCGCTCACGCGCTACGACTTCGAAGTGGCTGGCGCCCCCAAGGCCTTCCTCGCCGAGTCGGCTGCGCCGGCTGCCGAGGCCATTGCCATCGCCCCCGAACACCTTCGCCTGCTCGACCACTGA
- a CDS encoding ABC transporter permease yields the protein MVRGISLIYGLYLLLPIALLLIGSFGGNWTNTLLPTGVTGQWYLDLWLDTSFRKAFASSLAVALSACVINTVLALPLAYALYHGARRGGSLAARVVSATPVAVPTITLAFGYMIAFNTDLTPWLGSMPLLIAAHAILTLPYLTNTLLADLRHLNLGRLEQAAATLGASGWQQFTGIVLPSLRQSLISGLVMVAAISVGEFGLSNLLTSFQNRTYPVVLLQAFYGATGFACAATVILLVLASASALLSSSLVKQP from the coding sequence TTGGTTCGCGGCATCTCGCTCATCTACGGCCTGTACCTGCTGCTGCCGATCGCCCTGCTGCTGATCGGCAGCTTCGGCGGCAACTGGACCAACACGCTGCTGCCCACGGGCGTCACCGGACAGTGGTACCTCGACCTGTGGCTCGACACCTCGTTTCGCAAGGCGTTCGCGAGCAGCCTCGCGGTGGCCCTGTCGGCCTGCGTGATCAACACGGTGCTCGCACTGCCCCTGGCCTACGCGCTGTACCACGGCGCCCGGCGCGGCGGCAGCCTGGCCGCACGCGTCGTGAGCGCCACGCCGGTCGCGGTGCCGACCATCACGCTGGCCTTCGGCTACATGATCGCGTTCAACACCGACCTCACGCCCTGGCTGGGTTCGATGCCGCTGCTGATCGCGGCGCACGCGATCCTCACGCTGCCCTACCTCACCAACACGCTGCTGGCCGATCTGCGCCATCTGAACCTCGGGCGGCTCGAACAGGCGGCCGCGACGCTCGGTGCCTCGGGCTGGCAGCAGTTCACCGGCATCGTGCTGCCGAGCCTGCGGCAGAGCCTGATCAGCGGGCTGGTGATGGTGGCGGCCATTTCGGTGGGCGAGTTCGGGCTGTCGAACCTGCTCACGAGTTTCCAGAATCGCACCTACCCGGTGGTGCTGTTGCAGGCCTTCTATGGCGCGACGGGTTTTGCCTGCGCGGCGACCGTCATCCTTCTCGTGCTGGCGAGCGCGTCGGCCCTTCTTTCTTCCTCTCTGGTGAAGCAGCCGTGA
- a CDS encoding LysR substrate-binding domain-containing protein produces the protein MKRDCPTIQELLAFDAVARHQSITLAAGALCITVSAVSKQIAGLEAFLGRELLQKNGRGVQLTSQGRVYWQKISGGLRAIETASFEARSGDAGAGLLTLASVPTFLTKWLIPRLPAFSQKSRHVMLSFSRHLEPNDGIPAGVDAAIRYGPDGWPGVVSEYIAGREFVLIAARALVEGRHRIAQPADIAGRTLLHHEGAPMAWRQWAAQHGVPEVKTMAGPRFAQYSALIQAALNGLGIGLVPRLLVQEELAEGALISPCGTPVSVDQGHYLCYRPDRLDLPAFVAFREWLMDEGLKSRGRKREVPVAVSLENRTTREVHR, from the coding sequence ATGAAGCGCGACTGCCCCACCATCCAGGAACTGCTGGCCTTCGACGCCGTGGCGCGCCACCAGAGCATCACGCTCGCGGCCGGCGCCCTGTGCATCACCGTGAGCGCGGTCAGCAAGCAGATCGCGGGGCTCGAAGCCTTCCTGGGCCGCGAGCTGCTGCAGAAGAACGGCCGCGGCGTGCAGCTCACGTCGCAGGGGCGCGTGTACTGGCAGAAGATCTCGGGCGGTCTGCGCGCCATCGAGACCGCGAGCTTCGAGGCGCGCTCGGGCGATGCCGGCGCCGGTCTGCTCACGCTCGCGAGCGTGCCCACCTTCCTCACCAAGTGGCTGATTCCGCGCCTGCCGGCCTTCAGCCAGAAGAGCCGCCATGTGATGCTGAGCTTCAGCCGCCACCTGGAGCCGAACGACGGCATTCCGGCCGGCGTCGATGCCGCGATCCGTTACGGCCCCGACGGTTGGCCGGGCGTGGTCTCCGAATACATCGCAGGGCGCGAGTTCGTGCTGATCGCGGCGCGCGCGCTGGTCGAAGGGCGCCATCGCATCGCGCAGCCGGCCGATATCGCGGGCCGCACGCTGTTGCATCACGAGGGTGCGCCGATGGCCTGGCGGCAATGGGCGGCGCAGCACGGCGTGCCCGAAGTCAAGACCATGGCGGGGCCGCGCTTCGCTCAATATTCGGCGCTGATCCAGGCGGCGCTCAACGGCCTGGGCATCGGGCTGGTGCCCAGGCTGCTGGTGCAGGAAGAGCTGGCCGAAGGCGCGCTGATCAGCCCCTGCGGCACGCCGGTCAGCGTGGACCAGGGGCACTACCTCTGCTACCGGCCGGACCGGCTCGACCTGCCGGCCTTCGTGGCCTTTCGCGAATGGCTGATGGACGAGGGGCTGAAGTCGCGGGGGCGCAAGCGTGAAGTGCCGGTCGCCGTCAGCCTCGAAAACCGAACAACCAGGGAAGTGCATCGATGA
- a CDS encoding ketopantoate reductase family protein: MKVAVMGAGAVGCYYGAMLARAGHEVVLIGRPLHVEAVRANGLRLETKAFDEHLRLDASTEPSAVQGADLVLFCVKSTDSESAAAQIKPHLSPGALVLVLQNGVDNDERVRSVLTANAVIAAVVYVATEMAGPGHVKHHGRGELVIASSHASETIARHLVAAGVPAQMSDNVRGSLWAKLILNCAYNALSAVSQLPYGVLVKGVGVSDVIRDVVAECLAVAKAEGIVIPSDIDAAVRGIAQSMPSQYSSTAQDLARGKLSEIDHLNGLVVRRGEALGVPTPANRVLFVMVKLLEGKQQTR; encoded by the coding sequence ATGAAAGTCGCAGTCATGGGCGCCGGCGCAGTCGGCTGCTACTACGGCGCCATGCTGGCGCGCGCGGGTCACGAGGTGGTGCTGATCGGCCGGCCCCTGCATGTGGAGGCTGTTCGTGCGAACGGGCTGCGGCTGGAGACGAAGGCTTTCGACGAACACCTGCGGCTCGATGCGAGCACCGAGCCGAGCGCGGTGCAGGGCGCCGACCTCGTGCTGTTCTGCGTCAAGTCCACGGACAGCGAATCGGCCGCAGCGCAGATCAAGCCGCATCTCTCACCCGGTGCGCTGGTGCTCGTCTTGCAGAACGGCGTCGACAACGACGAGCGCGTGCGTTCGGTGTTGACCGCCAACGCGGTGATTGCGGCCGTGGTCTATGTGGCCACCGAAATGGCCGGTCCGGGCCACGTGAAGCACCACGGCCGCGGTGAGCTGGTGATTGCGTCGTCCCACGCCAGCGAGACGATCGCACGGCATCTGGTCGCCGCGGGCGTGCCCGCGCAGATGTCCGACAACGTGCGCGGTTCGCTCTGGGCCAAGCTGATCCTGAATTGCGCGTACAACGCGTTGTCGGCCGTGTCGCAGCTGCCTTACGGCGTGCTCGTGAAGGGCGTGGGCGTGAGCGATGTGATCCGCGACGTGGTCGCCGAATGCCTGGCCGTCGCGAAGGCCGAAGGCATCGTCATTCCGAGCGACATCGATGCGGCCGTGCGCGGCATTGCGCAGTCCATGCCGTCGCAGTACTCATCGACCGCGCAAGACCTCGCACGCGGCAAGCTCAGCGAGATCGACCACCTCAACGGCCTGGTCGTGCGGCGCGGCGAGGCGCTCGGCGTGCCCACGCCCGCGAACCGCGTGCTGTTCGTGATGGTCAAGCTGCTCGAAGGCAAGCAGCAAACGCGCTGA